One stretch of Rhipicephalus sanguineus isolate Rsan-2018 chromosome 10, BIME_Rsan_1.4, whole genome shotgun sequence DNA includes these proteins:
- the LOC119407321 gene encoding uncharacterized protein LOC119407321, giving the protein MGTRDAGDLADSVKRNTCIRRLYLDDMLKANATAFFRRLSKDIEENYRLTAVDYNGHIDEDAVSDWLAVKATTWRNCGLVARAARIKQASHFDRYVTRAVDRVSRYPALLDEVARSAKLDQAELAVLVRDRLRQIRSLDGFMRVAGVVKERVICHPTADGRTQLDDLNEDCWSHVRRYLATDDVKHGAVQVNNG; this is encoded by the exons ATGGGAACCCGAGACGCCGGAGATTTGGCCGACTCAGTCAAACGGAACACCTGCATCAGGCGACTGTACTTGGACGACATGTTGAAGGCGAACGCCACCGCTTTCTTTCGGCGCCTCTCGAAGGACATTGAAGAGAACTACAGGCTAACTGCGGTGGATTACAATGGCCACATAGATGAGGACGCTGTCAGCGACTGGCTCGCTGTCAAGGCGACAACTTGGAGGAACTGCGGTCTCGTAGCGCGAGCTGCTCGGATTAAGCAAGCATCACATTTCGACAG GTATGTCACCAGAGCGGTGGACCGCGTGTCCCGATACCCCGCCTTACTCGACGAGGTTGCCAGGAGCGCCAAACTCGACCAAGCAGAACTAGCGGTCTTGGTACGAGACCGCCTGAGGCAAATACGATCCCTTGACGGATTCATGCGGGTCGCCGGAGTCGTGAAGGAACGAGTCATCTGCCATCCTACCGCCGACGGTCGCACGCAACTGGACGACCTCAACGAGGACTGCTGGAGTCACGTGCGGCGGTACCTCGCGACCGATGACGTCAAGCACGGCGCGGTACAGGTCAACAATGGGTGA